The Pirellulales bacterium DNA segment CGAGTTCGAAAGGAGTCGAACAATGTGTCATAATCCTCAATACGCCGCTTGGTTGGCGGCTTTCACAGGCACCATAATGCTTTCCGGCTGCGCGTTTGCGCCGCGGGGCGAATTGACCGCCGCCCAGGAACAAAATCGGCTGCTGTCGGAGCAAAGCCAGTCGCAGCAAGCCGAGATCGATAATCTACAAACGCACAACCACAAGCTGGAAGACAAGCTGATTCAGTCCGAAGAGCAGTTGGCGGCGCTGGATCAGCAAGCGCAGGCCGATCACAAACGCCTGGCCGCGCTGCAAAGCGAACTTTCCGACGGCAACGGAAATCGCTTGCCCCCCGGCTTGAGCACGCAGCTGGCCAATTTGTCGCGCCGCTACCCCAGCCTGCAGTACGATACCGCCACCGGCGCCGCCAAGCTCGATTCCGACGTGCTCTTCGATCCCGGCCAAGCCGATTTGAAAGACGATGCCCAACAAATGCTGGGCGAATTTGCCCGCATTCTGCGCGCCCCCGAAGCGCGCGATTTGAAGCTGATGGTCGTGGGGCACACCGACGCCTTAAAAATCGCCAAGCGCGAAGTGCGAGAAAAATATCCAGACAATTTCCATCTCAGCGCGGCCCGGGCCTTGGCCGTTGCCGATTATCTCAAGCAAGCCGGCGTCCCGGCACAGCGAATTGGCGTCTCGGGCTTTGGCGATCACGAGCCCATTGCCTCCAACACCACCGCCGAGGAACGGCGGCTCAATCGCCGGGTGGAAATTTTCGTGCTGCCGCCGGAGGCGCCCATCGTCGGTTGGACCGAAACCACGACGACGCTGTATTAGTGCGGAATGGGAAATTTGGAAACTCGGCATTGATCCGCGACGCTTGCGGTTTAGCAACGAGGCTAGCGAGCGGGTTCTCTTTTCGGCCCTTACTTTTGGGCCACGGCCGCTTTATAATCGCAGTTAGAGAAGGCGATTTTGTTTGGCGGACATTGCTAGGATGATGAGGCGCTGCGAACCTGCCTGAGCGCCTCTTTTTTCGCTTCGGCGGCGATTTTGGCCGCCCCACCCGCGAGATGCCCATGGATTGTGAAAGCGTTTGCCCACGCTCCCGGTGGAGATTGTCGACCACGGTGCTTGTGGCGACTTCAATGTTTTTGGGCGGTTGCCAAAGGGCGACTGAAATTGCCCATTACCGCGTGCCCAAGGAGCCGGAAGTCAGCACGCCGCCCGCGGAGACCGAATCCGCCAGCACCGACAGCCCAGGCGCTGCCAGCGCAGAAAGTGCGCCAACAGACCGCATGCTGGCCGCCATGGTGCCGCACGGCAATGCGGCATGGACGTTCAAACTGACCGGGTCGATTGAAGCCGTCGACAAGCATGCGGCCGCGCTGGAAGGGCTGGTTCAATCGATAACCTTTCCAGAGAAACCCGGCGGACAACCGCAGTGGAAGCTTCCCGATGGATGGACGCAGAAGGCCGGCACTTCGGAAATGCGTTTGGCCACCATCACCATTCCCGACGAGCAGCCGCCGCTGGAAATCTCGGTGGGCATGATTCCCTGGCCTGTGGCTGAGAGTGACGAACGGCTGCTGATGAACGTCAACCGCTGGCGGGGGCAAATGCAATTAAAGCCGGTCGATGCCGCTGTGATGGCGGAGAACATTCGCACGCTGGATTTGGCGGATGGTAAAGCGACGTTGATCGACCTGAAAGGAAAATTCAAAGCCGGAGGCATGACGCCGCCGTTTGCCGGCGCGGCAAGTGGTCCTGGTCCGTTACCGCCGGGTCATCCCCCGATGGCAGATTCACTTCCAACCGGCCATCCGCCCATCGCAGATTCATTGCCCGCCGGTCATCCACCGGCGGCGAATTCTTCGGCGGAGCAAGACACTGCCAGCACGCCCGATTTGCCGTTCACGTTTACCGCGCCCAGCGGGTGGAAAAAGGCGGCCCTGCCGACGTTTGCCGTGGCGGCGTTTGCGGTCGGCGAGAATTCGCCCCGGCCGGAAGTGACGATTACGCCGTTGCCGGAGTCGGCCGCAGGAATTGCCGCCAATGTCAACCGCTGGCGCGCACAATTGGGCCTGGCTGCCGCTTCGGAAGACGAACTAGCGGCCGAGGCAAAACCGTATAAAGTAGATGGACAGCCGGCCCAATGGGTGCAATTGGTCGGTCCGGAGAGAACCAGTCCGCGGAGGTCGATTGTGGCCGTGGTGGTGGGGCACGACGGAGTGAATTGGATTTTCGCGCTGAAGGCCGAGGCGGCCGTCGCGGATAGCCAGCGGGCGAACTTCGAGAAGTTTATCGGCTCCGTGAAATTCGGCCCCGCGGCGAATTGATTACGCAGTAAATTTCAATGTGGTAAATTGAACAGGCGGGAATTCGAACGCATGGCTACCGGCGCGCTACCCAGCGGCACCTCGCACTTGCATGTCACCGGCCATGCACGGGCAAAATCTTCTTTGCGCGCGGGCGTCATCGCTGTTTTCAAACCGCTGGCATCTTTGAAGCTAACCGTGACGCTATTCGCCCTGGCGATCTTTTTAATTTTCGCCGGCACGCTGGCCCAGGCCCGGCACGACGTGTTGTGGGTGCAGGACCATTATTTTTTCACACTGCTGGGTTGGATTGAATTCAAAACCTTTTTTCCGCCGGCGTGGTTTTCCGATTCGCCCGGGCTGTTGAACTTGCCGGGCAGCTTTCCGTTTCCCGGCGGATTTGCCCTTGGCGGGCTGATGGCCGTGAATTTATTGGCCGCTCATGCGGTGCGGTTCAAAGCGCAAACCAAGGGGCTGCGATTGTGGAGCGGGCTGGGAGTAATTGCCGTGGGCTGCCTGGTGACGTGGTTGGTGATTGTGGCCGGGCCGGGCAAAGACGGTTCGCAAACCAGTTCGCCCATCGATTGGCTGATGCTCTGGAAAATTTTTCTGGGCGCTTTGGCCTGCGCTTGCGTCGGCATTGCGGTGACGCTGTTTCAGATCGATGCCAGCCGAAAACTGGAACGCGGCGTGCTATTGGGCGTGGGAATTGGGCTGCTGAGCCTGCTGGCGTTTTTGCTGTTTCACGTCGACGCGCAAGATTTGAATCCATCGGCCATGCGCATATTATGGCAACTCTTGGAAGGAGAATTTGCCGCCGGGGTGTTGTTGATCGGCTGCGTTTTGGCGTTTCGCAAGCGGGCCGGCATCGTGCTGTTGCATGCCGGCATTGGCCTGATCATGGTCAATCAACTCGTCGTGTATTGCCTGCACAAAGAAGAGCAAATGCGGATTACCGAAGGTCAAACGGCCAATTACGCCAGCGACGTCCGCACCGTGGAACTGGCGGTGATCGATAAAAAATCGAGCACGACCGAAGATGACGTCACGGTGATTCCGGAACAAGCGTTGCGCGACAGCCTGACGGCCAAAAAGGCCATTTCCGATACGCAGCTTCCCTTTGACGTGGAAGTGCTCGATTACTACGAGAATTCCTTGCTGCGTGAAGCCACGCCGGAAGATAAGCCGATTGCCGACGCGGGCATTGGCAAAATCCTCATGATCGAACCCCAGCATACCGTGACCGGCGCCGACAGCGGCGATCGCTTGAACGAAGCGGCGGCCTATTTGCGGCTGACCGAAAAAGGTTCCGGCAAACCGCTGGGCACGTACTTGGTGGGCGTGGGCTATCCGCCGGAGCAAAAAGCGGCGGTCGGTGACAAAGAGTACGAAATCGCGCTGCGCTTCCAGCGCGATTACAAGCCGTACGCCATGCACTTGCACGAAGTGCGGGGCGACATGTATTTGGGCACCAGCATTCCGCGGAATTATTCGTCGGACTTGCAATTGGTCGATCCGGCGCGAAATGTCGATCGGCG contains these protein-coding regions:
- a CDS encoding OmpA family protein; its protein translation is MCHNPQYAAWLAAFTGTIMLSGCAFAPRGELTAAQEQNRLLSEQSQSQQAEIDNLQTHNHKLEDKLIQSEEQLAALDQQAQADHKRLAALQSELSDGNGNRLPPGLSTQLANLSRRYPSLQYDTATGAAKLDSDVLFDPGQADLKDDAQQMLGEFARILRAPEARDLKLMVVGHTDALKIAKREVREKYPDNFHLSAARALAVADYLKQAGVPAQRIGVSGFGDHEPIASNTTAEERRLNRRVEIFVLPPEAPIVGWTETTTTLY